The Cyanobacteriota bacterium region GATACCGAATAAACGGGATATTGGTGGGCATAGTTAGTGGTGCCATCGAGGGGATCGATCGCCCAAAGAAACCCACTATCCAAACTGCCAGAGCGGCCTGATTCTTCAGCTAAAATGCCATGGTCAGGCAAGTGCCGCTGCAAAATCTCCAACACTAGTGCTTCCGCAGCTTTGTCGGCTGCTGTGACTAGGTTTCCAGCTTCACCCTTTTCTTCAATTTTGCCTAGCTTGCCCGAAAAATCCTGCAATACGCCACCGGCTGCCAAGGCAGCTTCTGTGGCAATATCCAGAAAACGCTGTAGATCGCGGGAGGATGTCATGACTACCTCAAGGTTGGGTGATGGTTGCTCAGAGGACTCAAGTCCTCCCTACAATACAGAGGACTCAAGTTCTCACTACGAACGATTTAGCACTTATTAGGGTTACTAATCGATTGGCTAGCCACCATAGGGAATGGCAGGGATCAAGACCTCATTTACTCGTAAGTCCAAGGTGTAATCGTCGGTGTCCAGTTAACTAGTTCCTCGTCGGTGAACCAGAGCTTTATTTCTTGTTGGGCAGTTTCGATCGCATCTGACCCATGGATTAAATTGCGCCCGATATTCACGCCAAAATCACCCCGAATGGTGCCCGGTTCAGCCGTTAAGGGGTTAGTCGCGCCAATAATTTTACGGGCAGCGGCCACTACACCATCCCCTTCCCACACCATCGCTACAACTGGAGAAGAAATGATGAAATTGACCAAGGACGAGAAGAAGGGGCGCTCCTTGTGTACAGCATAGTGCTGTTCGGCTAGTTCTCGGCTGACAGACATCAGCTTTAGTCCCACTAGGGTAAAGCCTTTGGTTTCAAAGCGGCGGATAATCTCGCCCACCAGTTTACGTTGAACACCATCGGGCTTGATGGCAATAAAAGTGCGCTCTACAGTCATAGCTCTCCGTTCTGATTTCCAATCATTAAGATTACACTGTTAACAACCCGATCGCAGATCATTCAGTAAACGCAGCAGTACAGCCAATCAAGAGACATCGGTATAGTTCCTAACTGAGGAGATGAGAGCATACCTGTTGTGGAG contains the following coding sequences:
- the ndk gene encoding nucleoside-diphosphate kinase codes for the protein MTVERTFIAIKPDGVQRKLVGEIIRRFETKGFTLVGLKLMSVSRELAEQHYAVHKERPFFSSLVNFIISSPVVAMVWEGDGVVAAARKIIGATNPLTAEPGTIRGDFGVNIGRNLIHGSDAIETAQQEIKLWFTDEELVNWTPTITPWTYE